From the genome of Grus americana isolate bGruAme1 chromosome 9, bGruAme1.mat, whole genome shotgun sequence, one region includes:
- the TBCCD1 gene encoding TBCC domain-containing protein 1 encodes MEAAAAAAAPVRLWVKTEPFLVGALPVPPPARLGPHYLRKMAAYARARAAEGCFPRLSWPRWRHIACGKLQLGRGLAWLYFELFHSLLRRDPPRRLEWAEAEAACASAEELEWERSKLSVDTLQFLLFLYVQQVNKVSLRRSLIGEEWPSPRTKSPSLTGKSTSENKNWNDQDHRAFVQSHLSDMLELLLEPEQLTASSHSTRSSLVSYEAVCALSFLIEGTVNKSRTVHPLHELALWQPCHGQNGYSKVSKAFSFPKLESWLWSCLTTNPFGMTACLKSGKKLAWAQQVEGTTRRAKIACNTRVAPEVFPMVIMSQVYKQTLAKSSDTLVGAHVRIHRCNESFIYLLSPLRSVTIEKCRNSTFVLGPVQVSVHVQSCDNVKVIVVCHRLSLSSTAGCSFYILTPTQPLILSGNQTVSFAPFHTHYPMLEDHMAQVGLATLPNYWDTPMLVCKDSGDTSVFRLLPPSDFYTFVIPFEMEGDTTETPGGLPPAYQKALSQREQKVQIWQKTVKEAGLTKDQRKQFQMLVENKFYEWLVQTGNRQQLDSLVPPAVGSKQAAG; translated from the exons atggaggcggcggcggcggcggcggccccggtgCGGCTGTGGGTGAAGACGGAGCCGTTCCTGGTGGGGGCCCTGCCcgtcccgccgcccgcccgcctcgGTCCACACTACCTGCGGAAGATGGCGGCGTACGCCCGGGCGCGGGCGGCCGAAGGCTGTTTCCCGCGGCTGTCGTGGCCCCGCTGGCGGCACATCGCCTGCGGGAAGCTGCAGCTGGGCCGCGGCCTGGCCTGGCTCTACTTCGAACTCTTCCACAGCCTCCTCCGGCGGGACCCGCCGCGTCGACTCGAGTGGGCCGAGGCCGAGGCGGCCTGTGCCAGCGCCGAGGAGCTGGAGTGGGAGCGGAGCAAG CTGTCGGTAGACACTCTGCAGTTCCTGCTGTTCCTGTACGTTCAGCAGGTGAACAAGGTCTCTCTGCGAAGGTCTCTGATCGGGGAGGAATGGCCCAGCCCCAGGACCAAGTCTCCCAGCCTGACTGGAAAATCCACCAGTGAGAACAAG AACTGGAACGACCAGGACCACCGCGCCTTCGTGCAGAGTCACCTCTCGGATATGCTGGAACTGCTGCTGGAGCCGGAGCAGCTCACTGCCTCCTCCCATTCCACCCGCAGTAGCTTGGTGTCCTACGAAGCCGTCTGTGCCCTCAGCTTTCTCATTGAAGGGACCGTGAACAAATCCAGGACGGTCCATCCTCTGCACGAGCTTGCCCTCTGGCAGCCCTGTCACGGGCAGAACGGCTACTCAAAGGTGTccaaagccttttctttccccaagctGGAGAGCTGGCTGTGGTCTTGCCTGACCACAAACCCTTTTGGAATGACCGCCTGCCTCAAGTCCGGGAAGAAACTCGCCTGGGCGCAGCAAG TTGAAGGAACAACCAGGAGAGCAAAGATTGCCTGCAATACTCGTGTGGCGCCCGAGGTGTTCCCCATGGTGATAATGAGCCAGGTGTACAAGCAGACGCTGGCCAAGAGCTCGGACACCCTGGTGGGGGCTCACGTAAGAATTCATCGCTGCAACGAGTCCTTCATTtatctcctctctcctctccg ATCCGTGACCATTGAGAAGTGCCGAAACAGCACTTTTGTCCTCGGCCCTGTGCAGGTGTCTGTTCACGTCCAGAGCTGTGACAACGTCAAAGTCATTGTGGTTTGCCATCGTTTGTCCCTTTCTTCCACTGCCGGCTGCAGTTTTTACATTCTCACGCCTACCCAGCCTCTCATCCTCTCGGGGAACCAAACGGTCAGCTTTGCCCCTTTCCACACCCATTATCCGATGCTCGAAGACCACATGGCTCAGGTGGGCTTGGCCACTCTGCCGAACTACTGGGACACTCCCATGCTGGTGTGCAAGGACAGCGGTGACACCAGTGTCTTCCGTCTCCTGCCGCCCTCGGACTTCTACACCTTCGTGATTCCTTTTGAGATGGAAGGAGACACCACGGAGACGCCGGGCGGGCTTCCTCCCGCGTATCAGAAGGCGCTGAGTCAGCGAGAGCAGAAGGTACAGATCTGGCAGAAAACTGTGAAGGAGGCGGGCCTGACCAA GGATCAGAGGAAACAGTTCCAGATGCTGGTGGAAAACAAATTCTACGAGTGGCTGGTTCAGACAGGGAACCGTCAGCAGCTGGATAGCCTTGTCCCTCCTGCTGTGGGCTCCAAGCAGGCAGCAGGATAG